CAGCGGCATCGCTCCCGCGCACTGCCTGGTCGTCGAAGACACCCAACGCGGCCTGCAATCCTCCGTGGATGCCGGCCTGGCTTGCGCCGTCATTCCCAACGGGCTGACCGGCGACAGCGATTTTTCGCGCGCATGCCATGTGCTGGGGGATATCCGTGAGGTCATCGGCCTACTGGGTTGAGGTCCGCCCCAAGAAAGACTTCGGCACGTTTCCTGCTATTCAATGGTTGCTGATTCGAGTCCATGTCAAACCCGGGAGATGATTTCATGGCCGTCAACCCCATTGCCAACCTGCGTGAAATGCTTGCCGCCCAAGCGACCGGCGCCGACACCGATACCGCAAAAAAAACGCGCGTGTTTGAGCAGTTGCTCGACAGCTCCCTGGCCCAGGGCCAGCCCTTGAGCGGCGATCAGGCCCGCCATCTGGCGGCGCTGGTGAAGCTCGAAATGATGGCTGGCCTCATCGCCTGGGACGATAACGGAAAACGCGACACTGCGTCCTTTTTTGCATCGCTGCCGCCGGTTCCGCCGGCCAATCCCGCCGTCGCCCGTCAAAAGTTCAGCCTGATGTCGGAAAACCGACCCGTTGCAACGGCCGCGCCGCGCTTGACCCATAGCACGGAATCCAAACCCGCATCGACCATCGAGCAGTTGGTCGACAAAGCGGCGCAACGCTACCAGGTCGCTCCCGAACTGATCAAAGCCGTCATCAAAGCCGAAAGCAGCTTCAACCCGCGCGCCCAATCGCCCGCTGGTGCCCAGGGCTTGATGCAACTCATGCCCGCCACCGCTCGAGAACTCGGGGTCGAGGATTCTTTCGATCCGGAGCAGAACATCATGGGTGGCACACGTTATCTGCGCGACCTGCTCAAACGCTACGACGGCAACCTCGATCAGGCCCTGGCCGCCTACAACTGGGGCATGGGCAATCTGGCCCGCAGCGACGGCCGCTTACCCGAGGAAACGCGCAATTACCAGATCCGCGTCAAGCAGTACCTGACGGAATTCAGCGGCAAACGCAGCGCCTAAGCGTTCTCTTCAGTTCCGGGCTCAAGTCATGTTCCTGGTTTTTTTTTTGCCGGCAGAGTTGCTAAGGGCCGGATGTTTAGATCTCCCCCACTCAAAGTTGGTTTTTTTAAAAAAACCCTTGACACCTTCCGAGCTTTGTCCTACTTTCTAAGCAGAAACAAATAAGAAAAACCTAACACCAAAAGACATACCCTCACAGCTCCAGAAAGACCTTTTGCCCCGTGTTACCTCCCTGACACGGGGCACTTTTTTGCTTGACAAAAGATTTAAGAAACTTCATATTAAAAAAAACAAAGACATTTTTCACCGCCTGGTTTCAACGAAATCAGCCGGTTTTGCCCCGTGTATCTCCTCCCTGGCACGGGGCATTTTTTTGTCTGCCGCTCTGCCCTTCATCGAAATTCACGATAAACTAAAACTTGAATCCGACCAGGAAGGAGTATTGCATGCAAGCAGACCACCCCCAGGATCTCGTCACCCGCCTCAGCCAAATCGACCAGTCACGCCTGCCCGCCGACGGCGGTCCCGAGTTCAACCGGCTCATTTTCGAAAAAAGTCCCTACCTGCTGCAACACGCGGAAAATCCCCTCGATTGGTATC
The nucleotide sequence above comes from Geoalkalibacter ferrihydriticus DSM 17813. Encoded proteins:
- a CDS encoding lytic transglycosylase domain-containing protein; its protein translation is MAVNPIANLREMLAAQATGADTDTAKKTRVFEQLLDSSLAQGQPLSGDQARHLAALVKLEMMAGLIAWDDNGKRDTASFFASLPPVPPANPAVARQKFSLMSENRPVATAAPRLTHSTESKPASTIEQLVDKAAQRYQVAPELIKAVIKAESSFNPRAQSPAGAQGLMQLMPATARELGVEDSFDPEQNIMGGTRYLRDLLKRYDGNLDQALAAYNWGMGNLARSDGRLPEETRNYQIRVKQYLTEFSGKRSA